The Chitinophaga pinensis DSM 2588 region ATCGGTAATCCCAGCGAAGAGTTGATGGACTATTTCACAGCCATGATGGACGACGTAGATCTGCTATTTTTTGGACGTGTCATGTATCAGATGATGTTTCCTTATTGGTCAGATGTGGCAAGGGACAAATCTGGTTCAGCAGCAGAGAACAGGTTTGCAGAGCGGTTATCTGCAATTGATCGCGTCGTGGCATCTACAACTTTGGATAGCGAGGACGCCAAAACGCGCATTGTTCGTAGCAATCCCGCAGAAGAACTGCTAAAATTAAAACAACAATCAGGTAAGAAAATAGCTATTGATACCGTAAGTATGTTACCTGAATTGGTGAAAGCGGGACTTATTGACGAGTTTTATCTGGTTATCCACCCGGTCATTGCAGGCCAGGGAAGACACTTGTTTCCTGCCGGAAGTCTGCATGAACTAGTGCAACTTAAATTGACAGAGACCAAAACTTTCCAAAACGGCTGTGTGGCGCATCATTATCTAAAGCAATAAAATATTATTATGAGAGCAATCAATCCATGGATCAACTTCAACGGCAACGCCGAAGAGGCATTTACTTTTTACAAATCAATTTTTGGCGGCGAATTCAGCAAGATCGTCCGCTTTAAGGACCTGGCAAGTGACGAATTTAAGGTTCCCGAAAATGAAGCGGATAAGATCATGTACATCGCTTTACCGATAGGCAGGCAAAACGTGTTAATCGCCAATGATGTGCCGGAGTTTATGGGTAAGGTAAACGAAAAGGAAAACAGGTCTAAAATAGTTGTAAGTGCCGAAAGCCGTGAAGAAGCCGACAAAGCATTTAACGGATTATCAGCAGGCGGTGAAGTTGAAGGCGGCATTGGTGATACGCCCTGGGGTACCTATGCGGGAATGTTCAGGGATAAATACGGCATTGAATGGATTGTGGAATTTGACCCGAATTTTTAGCAGACAGACAGGAGACCGTCATCCCCGAACATCGTGAGAGCAATCTTGCTTAGCCCAGTTGAAGAAGTTCCCGATATCTGGGGATGACGGCACAAATCCCTACCTGCTCAAAATTAACTACCTTCATTGTGGTAAACTATAAACACCTCCATGCGCGCAATTTTAATCGACGCTTATCATCAAAAGATGGAAGAAATCGTCCTGCCAGCAGAAGCAGCGATATTTCATCGGCATATAAAACAACTTCTTAATACGGAGGCAATTGACACGATACATCCTAATCAACTGCTTACCATTTTTTTTGATCCACTTGCCTTTGCTCAGGCAGGTATTCCAGGGTTTCATTCGGGGCTGATGGCAGCATTCCCATTCTTTGGTAATGCCATTTGTGTTGGAAGAAATCCAATCACTTATCAGGAGGAAGATTTACCCAGGGGATTTACTATTGATCATTTAGATATAAACTGGTATAACCAGGAAGCGTCAGAGGAATGCAGAAAGAAGGCCATGCAAATCGGTATCGATAATTATAAAAGTTAACCTTTGCTGTAATTGCACATACCGCCTGCTCATGAATGAGCATGATGATACCCATCTGGACTTAAATTATTCCGTCCTACCATTAACCTGATTTGCCACGGTCCTTTCTGTCCGCCGTTGCCTTTGCCCGGTAATTACCAAAAAAGTCCGTAAAATGTCGGTTTTACTATGCGGGGTGTATCAAAACCTGGTATCTCGTCGGCTGCCTTTATCCGGAGGTCCAAATTTGGACTGATTTAGTATATAATATGATTTGTTTTTTGTAATTTAAACCTGTGCCGCTTCTCTTGTCCGGAGATTGAGTCTTGATGCAGCGACAAATCCTATATGTTAAAGAACTCGATACCTAACCGATATTACTGTCCTAAACACCACGTATATGCAAAACATTCAAAGCAATAAGTTATTCTGGGCAAGTTGCCTGGCATTATTAGTGACCTCACTTTCCTTTGGTATCCGCGCAGGAATGATGAACCAGTTAGGGGTCGATTTTAAGTTAAATGCGACTCAGCTGGGTACTATTACGGCTACCGCCTTTTGGGGGTTTCCGCTGGCTATGGTCGTCGGAGGTTTTATAGTCGACGTCATAGGGATGAAACGCCTGCTCGTGCTCGCTTTTGTTTTTCACCTGGCCGGCATAGCACTTACTATTTTTGCGCAGGGTTACTGGACGCTGTTTTTCTCAACGTTACTGATCGGTATTGCCAATGGCACAGTAGAGGCAGCCTGTAATCCGCTGGTGGCTACTCTTTATCCGAAGGAAAAGACAACCAGGTTGAACTACTTTCACCTTTGGTTTCCGGGTGGTATCGTGATCGGTACGCTGGTGGTTACTTTGTTTGTTAATCTGCACCTGGGCTGGCAATTGCAGGTGGCTACGATGCTGATACCTACCCTGATCTATGGATATCTGTTTTCGAGGCTGGATTTTCCGCCTACGGAAAGAGTTTCATCCGGTTATTCCAGCGGTGACATGTACTCGGCAGTATTTACACCGCTTTTTATCTTTATGTTCGTCTGCATGTTGATGACTGCCATCACCGAGCTTTTCACTGGTCAGTGGATAGGTCTGCTGCTGAAAAACGTCACAGACAATGCACTTTTACTGCTGACGCTAACGACTGGTATTATGGTTGTGGGGAGAGCCTTCGCCAAGCCAATCGTTAAGAAGCTGGAACCACAGGGTGTACTATTGTTTTCTGCCATCTTCGCTGCGGCAGGTCTTTATATGCTGAGTACATTTACAGGCAGCTCGGTATTCCTCGCCGCCCTGATCTTCGGTATTGGCGTATGTTACTTCTGGCCAACCATGATCGGTTTTGTTGCCGAAAACATTCCACAATCAGGAGCACTGGGGCTTAACCTGCTGGGCGGGGCCGGGATGTTCGCCGTATCCATATATACGATGTTTATGGGAGGATTTTATGATGGTTTGATTGTTAAACATCTTCCGGCAGGTAGCACCCTGGCCACCTATGCGGCTGCAACGGAAGGTACCCCCGAAGCCGCCATGTTAAACGAGGCGAAAAACCTTGCAGGCCCTGAAGTATTAAAGATTACTTTAGTGCTGCCAATTATCCTGATTGTCGCATTTACTTTCCTGGTAGTTTACATGAGATCCAGAAGGTCAAGACAACTGACCGGCGCGCAAACTATTTAAAATAGCTGATAGCTGATATATACAAAAGCCCGGCTTCGAACTGAAGCCGGGCTTTTGTATACTTATTATTCTGATACGTTCAGGGGCATGTCAAAAATTCTTTTACACACATTCTCTGGTTCTGCCGTATGTCAATACCCTGGATTCTGAACGATCCGTGAATTGCGGTCTATGACATCCTGCGGAATAGGATTCAGATACATTTTTTGCAGGAACACATGCGGATGGTTTAATGGTACAACTTCATATTGCCATACGCCGCTGTTATTCGCGGGAATACTGTTGGAAATCTTCATACCATGTCTGTCATGGATCAGCAATTGTTCCGCTGTTTTCCAACGTATGAGATCATAAAACCGTTTGTTTTCAAAGCACAACTCCACGCGCCGCTCCTGGTGGATAGCAGTACGCATACCATCCTGGTTGAGTGCTGCTGGCAAATCCGGAAGTCCTGCACGGGCACGTAACTGGTTCATTGCACTATATACGGAGGCATCCGGACCTACAGCTTCATTCTGAGCTTCGGCGTATCCAAGCAGGACTTCTGCATAGCGGTAATAAATGAAATTTGCACCACTGATGGTTCCTCCGCCAGGTCTCACGAGTGGATTCAATCGTTTCTTGAAGTAATATCCTGTATTACTGACATCATCCGTACCGAAATCTATCTGATTTTTGGAGGGCCGCACTTTATCTATACGTGTGTAAATAGTATCCTGCTTGTCCATCCAATCCATTTTGTAAGGCGCACCGTCATAGACGATCCACTGATAGAACCTTGGTTCCCTGCCAATATAAGGGCGCTGGGGGTTATAGCCAGATGCAGGATCCTGTATACTTTTGCCATTTGCCATCTGAAACTGATCTATCAGTTCCTGCGTAGGATTATAATTGCCCCAGGTATAATAGGCGCCATTGATCCATACCGGTCCGCCATATTGTTCAAAGGAAGATCCCATAGTGACAGCTACTACCTGGCGGTCCCAGATCATTTCGCTATTGTACTCATTCGCTTCATACCATAGAGCTGACAAGTCGGAAAACAATCCATAAGGGTGACCGTTGCCAAATTGATCCAGGAATTGTCTGAAGGTGGCTGCGGCGGCGGCCCATCTGTTTCCGTCAAATTGCCCGTAGCCGGCCACATGATGAGGATCTGCGCCCGCAGCTGGTTGTGCTGCATTAAAGGCAGGACTGGCAGCGTATAACTGTATCCAGCCTTTTAAAGCCAATGCAGCCCCTAACGTCGCCCTACCTGCGTCAGCATCACCCCTGTTATACTTAACAGCCAAATGTGCATTTAAAATGACCGTATCGAGGTCGTTGGTAATAAAGTCGACCGTTTGGGCAAACGTGCTCCTTGGATAATACAGCTGGCTGCTGTCACCGGTGTTACGGTCGGGTACATTAGTAATAATGGGAAGTCCACCGAGGTGCATCCAGAGTTCACTATAGAAGAAAGCCCGAAGGAAGCGGACCTCGTCCAGACGTCTTTCTCTCCAGGCATCCGAAAAGTTGGCGGCATATGCCTGGACCTTCGCCATAAAGGTGTTGCATTTTCTGACGGCGGTGAAAGTGGCGGGCCAATTGGTAAG contains the following coding sequences:
- a CDS encoding dihydrofolate reductase family protein, with amino-acid sequence MRTVKFGMNISLDGYCDHTIGNPSEELMDYFTAMMDDVDLLFFGRVMYQMMFPYWSDVARDKSGSAAENRFAERLSAIDRVVASTTLDSEDAKTRIVRSNPAEELLKLKQQSGKKIAIDTVSMLPELVKAGLIDEFYLVIHPVIAGQGRHLFPAGSLHELVQLKLTETKTFQNGCVAHHYLKQ
- a CDS encoding VOC family protein → MRAINPWINFNGNAEEAFTFYKSIFGGEFSKIVRFKDLASDEFKVPENEADKIMYIALPIGRQNVLIANDVPEFMGKVNEKENRSKIVVSAESREEADKAFNGLSAGGEVEGGIGDTPWGTYAGMFRDKYGIEWIVEFDPNF
- a CDS encoding MFS transporter; the protein is MQNIQSNKLFWASCLALLVTSLSFGIRAGMMNQLGVDFKLNATQLGTITATAFWGFPLAMVVGGFIVDVIGMKRLLVLAFVFHLAGIALTIFAQGYWTLFFSTLLIGIANGTVEAACNPLVATLYPKEKTTRLNYFHLWFPGGIVIGTLVVTLFVNLHLGWQLQVATMLIPTLIYGYLFSRLDFPPTERVSSGYSSGDMYSAVFTPLFIFMFVCMLMTAITELFTGQWIGLLLKNVTDNALLLLTLTTGIMVVGRAFAKPIVKKLEPQGVLLFSAIFAAAGLYMLSTFTGSSVFLAALIFGIGVCYFWPTMIGFVAENIPQSGALGLNLLGGAGMFAVSIYTMFMGGFYDGLIVKHLPAGSTLATYAAATEGTPEAAMLNEAKNLAGPEVLKITLVLPIILIVAFTFLVVYMRSRRSRQLTGAQTI
- a CDS encoding RagB/SusD family nutrient uptake outer membrane protein, translating into MKRIIYIMLLAGYVPFFSCTKDFLDNTDKTQLTDEMQWSTEGDADIFLNDIYGSLPNYWNQPENLDNFTDDNDAGFYYTSYNWKQGIVSPAGTDYTVWGGITGSGDLTNWPATFTAVRKCNTFMAKVQAYAANFSDAWRERRLDEVRFLRAFFYSELWMHLGGLPIITNVPDRNTGDSSQLYYPRSTFAQTVDFITNDLDTVILNAHLAVKYNRGDADAGRATLGAALALKGWIQLYAASPAFNAAQPAAGADPHHVAGYGQFDGNRWAAAAATFRQFLDQFGNGHPYGLFSDLSALWYEANEYNSEMIWDRQVVAVTMGSSFEQYGGPVWINGAYYTWGNYNPTQELIDQFQMANGKSIQDPASGYNPQRPYIGREPRFYQWIVYDGAPYKMDWMDKQDTIYTRIDKVRPSKNQIDFGTDDVSNTGYYFKKRLNPLVRPGGGTISGANFIYYRYAEVLLGYAEAQNEAVGPDASVYSAMNQLRARAGLPDLPAALNQDGMRTAIHQERRVELCFENKRFYDLIRWKTAEQLLIHDRHGMKISNSIPANNSGVWQYEVVPLNHPHVFLQKMYLNPIPQDVIDRNSRIVQNPGY